The following is a genomic window from uncultured Hyphomonas sp..
CCTGCGCGGTTCGGCCATGGCGGCCTCCGAACGCGGCGACCAGCTGACGGCGGAGACGCGGGCCCGCGAGGCACTTGGCCTCAAATCCTCCGCCGACTGGCCATTCAATTCCCTGTTCGACCTGCAGGTCTCGAAAGGGGAGTGGGAGAAAGCCCTCGACACGCTGACCACCGGCGAACGCCGGGGCATGATCAAGGGCGACAGTTTGCGCCGCCGCCGTGCCGTGCTGCTGACGGCCCATGCCGTCGGCCTGCCGCACGACCAGAAGAGCGCGGCACAGAAATCCCTCGCCGAAGCGATCCGCTCTGCGCCGGGTTTCCCGCCGGCCGCCTTCCATGGGGCAAAGACGCTGATGGTGGACGGCAAGGCGAAAGCCGCCCAGGGCGTGCTGGAACTTGGCTGGAAGGCGCGTCCGCACCCGGCGCTGGCGCAGCTTTCCCGCCGCCTCGTGCCGCAGGATGCGCAGGCTAACATCGCAGCCCGGCTGCAGGCCCTGATCGCGGCGCAGCCGAACCACCGCGAAAGCAAGATCCTGATGGCCGAGATTGCCATGGACAAGGGCGACTGGGTCGGCGCAATCCGCTCGCTGGCGCTGCTGGTGGAAGAGAACCCGACGTCGCGGCTTTGCCTCCTGATGGAGCGGGCCCTGAAGGGCTATGGCGACCAGTCGGAAGCCGCCCGCTGGGGCCGTATGGCTGTCTCCGCCTCGCGAGAGCCGGACTGGTCGGACATCGACCCGAAGGGCAATGCCTTCGATTTTGACCGGCAGGGCTGGTCGCGTCTCGTCTATGCCTTTGGCGATGTCGGCGATCTCGTGCACCCGCGCTACGAGTCCTATGCCCGCGAACTGGAAGCGGGGCGCTTGCCCGCGCTGCCGGGGCCGGAGCTGGAAGAGGCCGTGCCTGAAGCGCCCGGCACACCGGACCGTCCGCTCAGCCCGCCGCTGGACTATGCCTCCGATGATGACTGATCGCGCGGCCGCCTGACTGAGACGGCCGACTGAACGGGGTGGCAAAAGCGTCTTGCGAAACGGGGCGTCTGCCGGTATGAGGCGGGCCTTCAGAATGGTCTAGGCCGCTATAGCTCAGCTGGTAGAGCATCGCATTCGTAATGCGGGGGTCAGGTGTTCAAGTCACCTTAGCGGCACCATTTGCTTTTTCCCGACACGCAAAGTCATTCGCTGAGCAGGATGCCGGCATCGGCCATGGCCTGAACTTTGTCTGCCGGCAGGCCCAGCCAGTCGTTCAGCGCGTCCTGGTTGTGCTCGCCGCGCTTCGGCGGCCGCGCGCCGGGTTCGATCCCGCTTTTGGAAGCAGAGAACCGGTAGGGCGACTGAACGGTGCGGCGGGGATTGCCCTTGTCATCAACGACATCGACCAGCACGCCATTATGCCGGACGCTCTGCTGGGCATAGGATTCTTCCCCGAACTTCCGCACGAGGCCCCAGGCGAGATTCATCCGGTCGAGCGCCTGGGTGAGGGACTCAAAATCTGGATAGGAAGCGATGTGGTCGACAATGGCCTTGCGGCGGTTGGCGAGCTTTGTCTCGAGGTCTGCGCCCTTGGGTGTCGGGTCGACGAGGCCGCCCTTGGTCGACAGGACGAGCCAGAGCCATTTCATGTCAGAGGAGATCAGGATTTGCTTGCCCTCCGGCGCATCCCAGACAAGGTTTTCCGACGGCTTCGGCCAGTTATTGTCCAGCGCCCAATGGGCATAGTCGTCGGTGGCGTGCAGGACATTGATCATTGCAATGTCGATCTGCTGGCCGACGCCCGTCTGTTCCGCGACGCGCAGGGCGGCAAGCAGGCCGACCAGTCCGTGTAAGGAGCTGTAGGAGTCTGCCAGGGAATACTGGAGGTCATAGGCCGGGCCTCCGCTCATTTCTGCCTGCCGGGCGATCAGGCCGGCTTCGGCATGGACGACCGGAGCATAGGCGGCCCGGCCGCTTTCAGGGCCATTCTGGCCGAAGCCTGAAATGGACAGCATGACGAGCTTCGGATTGACTGCGTGAACACTTTCCCAGTCGAGCCCGAACCGCTTCATAACGCCCGGCCGGAAGTTTTCTACCAGCACATCCGCCTTCCGGCACAGATCCAGTACCAGTTCCCGGGAGCCTTCGGCCTTCAGGTCAATGCAGACATTTCGCTTGCCGACATTCTGCTGCAGGTAAAAGCCCGCGACCCCCTTGTCCTTGTTGCCGAATGTCCGGGTCACATCCCCCTCGGGCGGCTCGATCTTGATCACGTCGGCGCCGAGGTCTGACAGCATGCGCGTGGCAAACGGTCCGGCCAGAACACGCGACAGGTCGAGCACCTTCAGCCCGGCGAGCGGATAACCAGAAATGTCCATGAATTCCTCCGGGTGTTTTTTGTTGGGGTCACCTTATCCCGGCCCATGCCCGCTTTATAGCCTGACCCGGCGTCGCCCGGGGCGTTTTTGGTTCCTTGCGCTTGCTGGTTGCCGGGAACCGCCGCTAGGTTCCGTCCTGTTCGCGCGTGGCGCGGGAAGACGAAAAGGACTGCCATGATGAAGCTCCCCCCGATGAAGAGCCTGCTTGCCGGATCGGCGCTGGCGCTGGTTGCGCTTGGCGCGGCGGCGGAGAAGGCGGCGCCTGTGTCTTCAGCCCCGGCACCCGCCATCCCGGTGGAGGTAACCGAACGCATCGATGCGCGTTTCCTGGATTATCAGACAGAGCAGCATGTGCCGGGCCTTGTCTGGGGCATCGTAAAGGATGGGCATCTCGTCCATTTCAAGACATCCGGCATCGGAAACCTGGAAACGGACGCGCCTGTCACATCGGACTCGCTGTTCTCCATCGCCTCCATGAGCAAGGCCTTCACGGCGCTCGGCATCCTGAAGCTGCGCGATGAGGGCAAGCTCTATCTCGATGCCCCGGCCGAATACTATGTGCCGGAACTGAGAGGCTGGACCTATCCGACCACGGACTCCCCCCGTATCCGCGTGCGCGATCTGCTGGCCCATGTCAGCGGTCTCGTCACCGACAATCCCTGGGGCGACCGCCAGCAGGACATGCCTGAGGACGTCTTCACCGAAGTGCTGGAACAGGGCGTGCCGGTCAGCCGGGCGCCGCAGATGGAGTATGAATACTCCAATTTCGGATACGCCCTGCTGGGCCGGATCATCACCAATGTCTCCGGCATGCCGTATGAGGACTATATCCGCACCGAGATCATGCTGCCGCTGGGCATGAGTTCGACCGGGTATGATGTCTATGCCGTGGACCAGGACCGCCGCGCGCTCGGGTATCGCTGGGAAGAGGGGGAGTTTTCAGACGAGCCTGCGCTCGGCCCGGGCGTCTTCGGCGCCATGGGCGGGGTGATGACCAATGCAGATGACTATGAAAAATGGGTCGCCTTCCTGCTGGGTGCCT
Proteins encoded in this region:
- a CDS encoding CaiB/BaiF CoA-transferase family protein; protein product: MDISGYPLAGLKVLDLSRVLAGPFATRMLSDLGADVIKIEPPEGDVTRTFGNKDKGVAGFYLQQNVGKRNVCIDLKAEGSRELVLDLCRKADVLVENFRPGVMKRFGLDWESVHAVNPKLVMLSISGFGQNGPESGRAAYAPVVHAEAGLIARQAEMSGGPAYDLQYSLADSYSSLHGLVGLLAALRVAEQTGVGQQIDIAMINVLHATDDYAHWALDNNWPKPSENLVWDAPEGKQILISSDMKWLWLVLSTKGGLVDPTPKGADLETKLANRRKAIVDHIASYPDFESLTQALDRMNLAWGLVRKFGEESYAQQSVRHNGVLVDVVDDKGNPRRTVQSPYRFSASKSGIEPGARPPKRGEHNQDALNDWLGLPADKVQAMADAGILLSE
- a CDS encoding heme biosynthesis HemY N-terminal domain-containing protein encodes the protein MNRIIVFLVLLIVLIAALAFGWWAYTLPGKVTVPIGTEEISIKSGAAVALVLALSGIMAAAWWIISGIFVLPGRIARSRRQSKSRKANAALTEGLLAAEAGDAEAALKLARKAAKHAEDERLKLLLEARAAEANDDWAGAERAWSQLTRLPGGQLAGLRGSAMAASERGDQLTAETRAREALGLKSSADWPFNSLFDLQVSKGEWEKALDTLTTGERRGMIKGDSLRRRRAVLLTAHAVGLPHDQKSAAQKSLAEAIRSAPGFPPAAFHGAKTLMVDGKAKAAQGVLELGWKARPHPALAQLSRRLVPQDAQANIAARLQALIAAQPNHRESKILMAEIAMDKGDWVGAIRSLALLVEENPTSRLCLLMERALKGYGDQSEAARWGRMAVSASREPDWSDIDPKGNAFDFDRQGWSRLVYAFGDVGDLVHPRYESYARELEAGRLPALPGPELEEAVPEAPGTPDRPLSPPLDYASDDD
- a CDS encoding serine hydrolase domain-containing protein, whose translation is MMKLPPMKSLLAGSALALVALGAAAEKAAPVSSAPAPAIPVEVTERIDARFLDYQTEQHVPGLVWGIVKDGHLVHFKTSGIGNLETDAPVTSDSLFSIASMSKAFTALGILKLRDEGKLYLDAPAEYYVPELRGWTYPTTDSPRIRVRDLLAHVSGLVTDNPWGDRQQDMPEDVFTEVLEQGVPVSRAPQMEYEYSNFGYALLGRIITNVSGMPYEDYIRTEIMLPLGMSSTGYDVYAVDQDRRALGYRWEEGEFSDEPALGPGVFGAMGGVMTNADDYEKWVAFLLGAWPPRDGEDAGPVKRSTVRELSQGLNFPRVYTRDGLEEGETCSVAVTYAMGFAVSAECELGTTLAHSGGYPGYGSNLLLMPDAGVGIFAFANRTYAAPSRIVREAALELASAGELPAREWPVSAVVADAYAAAGAVYEQGSFAPADGKLAMNFTMDATLPVRERVLAKLKGEAGACQTDAPFKANGRLSGTFTWTCENGKMEGWLLMSPNHPPLIQELNLSFVPAD